The following are encoded together in the Lathyrus oleraceus cultivar Zhongwan6 chromosome 3, CAAS_Psat_ZW6_1.0, whole genome shotgun sequence genome:
- the LOC127126734 gene encoding UPF0496 protein At3g19330 isoform X3 codes for MLQCLSFNSLTPSPRNLPPPPLSPYSQANSTQEQQTPSSSSSPNVSREFDRAIQGPSYNEIRTMIQTPLQPHHIEIQQQNEDNNEEEEEDEESHHRDILTQVLQPDPNSVRETLANAKPESALTNLVSSYFDHSETTSHLCLTLVRTIHRAREMYNPLSDLLSVLPSDSSSLSQPQCDTAYDLFIQFNLHENPFVFPHFNTLRDSFSDLKHQIQLDRRKCRHRIRLFRNATVGCAVCGVATVSIAIVTAVIVATHASIGFAAMAPFCIPFQKRRKRKAKARLKQLDAAESGTFVVNHVNTIDSLVDRLQTAVEGDKAYVRFALERGRDRHPIQEVIKQLRKTQPIFEQLLKDLEQHIYLCFYTVNKARYALLKEISLHQTV; via the exons ATGCTGCAATGCCTCTCCTTCAACTCGTTGACTCCTTCCCCACGCAACCTTCCTCCTCCTCCTCTTTCTCCATATTCACAAG CTAACTCAACCCAAGAACAACAAACGCCATCTTCATCATCAAGCCCCAATGTCTCTCGCGAATTCGATCGCGCCATTCAAGGCCCTTCCTACAACGAAATCCGCACCATGATCCAAACCCCTCTTCAACCACACCACATCGAAATTCAACAACAAAACGAAGATAAcaacgaagaagaagaagaagacgaagaatCCCACCATCGCGATATCCTCACCCAAGTTCTTCAACCCGACCCCAACAGCGTCCGTGAAACCCTCGCTAACGCAAAACCCGAAAGTGCCCTTACAAACCTCGTTTCATCTTACTTCGATCACAGTGAAACAACCTCCCACCTTTGCCTCACCCTCGTCCGTACCATCCACCGTGCAAGAGAAATGTATAACCCTCTCTCCGATCTTCTCTCCGTCCTCCCCTCCGATAGCTCCTCCCTCTCTCAACCGCAATGCGACACTGCTTATGATCTCTTCATCCAATTCAACCTCCACGAAAACCCTTTTGTTTTCCCTCATTTTAATACCCTACGCGATAGCTTCTCCGATCTTAAGCACCAAATTCAACTTGACCGTCGGAAATGCCGTCACAGAATCCGTCTCTTCCGTAACGCCACAGTTGGCTGCGCGGTTTGTGGCGTCGCGACTGTATCTATAGCTATAGTCACTGCTGTAATTGTTGCCACACATGCTTCCATTGGATTTGCGGCAATGGCGCCGTTTTGTATTCCTTTTCAGAAGAGAAGAAAGAGGAAGGCGAAGGCTAGGTTGAAGCAGCTTGATGCTGCTGAGAGTGGGACTTTTGTTGTGAATCATGTGAACACCATTGATAGTCTTGTGGATCGTCTTCAAACTGCGGTGGAAGGCGATAAGGCTTACGTTCGGTTTGCGTTGGAGAGGGGAAGAGATAGGCATCCTATACAGGAAGTGATCAAGCAGCTTCGCAAGACACAGCCGATATTTGAACAGTTGCTTAAAGATCTTGAGCAACATATATATCTATGCTTTTATACGGTTAACAAAGCTAGATATGCACTCCTCAAAGAGATATCACTTCATCAAACCGTATA G
- the LOC127126734 gene encoding UPF0496 protein At3g19330 isoform X1, producing the protein MLQCLSFNSLTPSPRNLPPPPLSPYSQANSTQEQQTPSSSSSPNVSREFDRAIQGPSYNEIRTMIQTPLQPHHIEIQQQNEDNNEEEEEDEESHHRDILTQVLQPDPNSVRETLANAKPESALTNLVSSYFDHSETTSHLCLTLVRTIHRAREMYNPLSDLLSVLPSDSSSLSQPQCDTAYDLFIQFNLHENPFVFPHFNTLRDSFSDLKHQIQLDRRKCRHRIRLFRNATVGCAVCGVATVSIAIVTAVIVATHASIGFAAMAPFCIPFQKRRKRKAKARLKQLDAAESGTFVVNHVNTIDSLVDRLQTAVEGDKAYVRFALERGRDRHPIQEVIKQLRKTQPIFEQLLKDLEQHIYLCFYTVNKARYALLKEISLHQTVYMAMVGNVFMRPNPKLNQKVSISGNRKKNSKFATNKMEYQKKKMKRVLALKQHALVPTFLTGFIRVIFGCPAQLHVLPKISYF; encoded by the exons ATGCTGCAATGCCTCTCCTTCAACTCGTTGACTCCTTCCCCACGCAACCTTCCTCCTCCTCCTCTTTCTCCATATTCACAAG CTAACTCAACCCAAGAACAACAAACGCCATCTTCATCATCAAGCCCCAATGTCTCTCGCGAATTCGATCGCGCCATTCAAGGCCCTTCCTACAACGAAATCCGCACCATGATCCAAACCCCTCTTCAACCACACCACATCGAAATTCAACAACAAAACGAAGATAAcaacgaagaagaagaagaagacgaagaatCCCACCATCGCGATATCCTCACCCAAGTTCTTCAACCCGACCCCAACAGCGTCCGTGAAACCCTCGCTAACGCAAAACCCGAAAGTGCCCTTACAAACCTCGTTTCATCTTACTTCGATCACAGTGAAACAACCTCCCACCTTTGCCTCACCCTCGTCCGTACCATCCACCGTGCAAGAGAAATGTATAACCCTCTCTCCGATCTTCTCTCCGTCCTCCCCTCCGATAGCTCCTCCCTCTCTCAACCGCAATGCGACACTGCTTATGATCTCTTCATCCAATTCAACCTCCACGAAAACCCTTTTGTTTTCCCTCATTTTAATACCCTACGCGATAGCTTCTCCGATCTTAAGCACCAAATTCAACTTGACCGTCGGAAATGCCGTCACAGAATCCGTCTCTTCCGTAACGCCACAGTTGGCTGCGCGGTTTGTGGCGTCGCGACTGTATCTATAGCTATAGTCACTGCTGTAATTGTTGCCACACATGCTTCCATTGGATTTGCGGCAATGGCGCCGTTTTGTATTCCTTTTCAGAAGAGAAGAAAGAGGAAGGCGAAGGCTAGGTTGAAGCAGCTTGATGCTGCTGAGAGTGGGACTTTTGTTGTGAATCATGTGAACACCATTGATAGTCTTGTGGATCGTCTTCAAACTGCGGTGGAAGGCGATAAGGCTTACGTTCGGTTTGCGTTGGAGAGGGGAAGAGATAGGCATCCTATACAGGAAGTGATCAAGCAGCTTCGCAAGACACAGCCGATATTTGAACAGTTGCTTAAAGATCTTGAGCAACATATATATCTATGCTTTTATACGGTTAACAAAGCTAGATATGCACTCCTCAAAGAGATATCACTTCATCAAACCGTATA CATGGCAATGGTAGGAAATGTGTTCATGAGACCCAATCCCAAACTGAACCAAAAGGTTTCCATCTCTGGCAATAGGAAGAAAAACTCCAAATTTGCTACCAACAAAATGGAATATCAGAAGAAAAAAATGAAACGTGTCCTAGCTCTTAAACAACATGCCCTTGTACCTACTTTTTTGACAG GTTTCATTAGGGTAATATTCGGTTGTCCAGCCCAACTACATGTGTTGCCCAAGATTTCATATTTCTAG
- the LOC127126734 gene encoding UPF0496 protein At3g19330 isoform X2 has protein sequence MLQCLSFNSLTPSPRNLPPPPLSPYSQANSTQEQQTPSSSSSPNVSREFDRAIQGPSYNEIRTMIQTPLQPHHIEIQQQNEDNNEEEEEDEESHHRDILTQVLQPDPNSVRETLANAKPESALTNLVSSYFDHSETTSHLCLTLVRTIHRAREMYNPLSDLLSVLPSDSSSLSQPQCDTAYDLFIQFNLHENPFVFPHFNTLRDSFSDLKHQIQLDRRKCRHRIRLFRNATVGCAVCGVATVSIAIVTAVIVATHASIGFAAMAPFCIPFQKRRKRKAKARLKQLDAAESGTFVVNHVNTIDSLVDRLQTAVEGDKAYVRFALERGRDRHPIQEVIKQLRKTQPIFEQLLKDLEQHIYLCFYTVNKARYALLKEISLHQTVYIIAWQW, from the exons ATGCTGCAATGCCTCTCCTTCAACTCGTTGACTCCTTCCCCACGCAACCTTCCTCCTCCTCCTCTTTCTCCATATTCACAAG CTAACTCAACCCAAGAACAACAAACGCCATCTTCATCATCAAGCCCCAATGTCTCTCGCGAATTCGATCGCGCCATTCAAGGCCCTTCCTACAACGAAATCCGCACCATGATCCAAACCCCTCTTCAACCACACCACATCGAAATTCAACAACAAAACGAAGATAAcaacgaagaagaagaagaagacgaagaatCCCACCATCGCGATATCCTCACCCAAGTTCTTCAACCCGACCCCAACAGCGTCCGTGAAACCCTCGCTAACGCAAAACCCGAAAGTGCCCTTACAAACCTCGTTTCATCTTACTTCGATCACAGTGAAACAACCTCCCACCTTTGCCTCACCCTCGTCCGTACCATCCACCGTGCAAGAGAAATGTATAACCCTCTCTCCGATCTTCTCTCCGTCCTCCCCTCCGATAGCTCCTCCCTCTCTCAACCGCAATGCGACACTGCTTATGATCTCTTCATCCAATTCAACCTCCACGAAAACCCTTTTGTTTTCCCTCATTTTAATACCCTACGCGATAGCTTCTCCGATCTTAAGCACCAAATTCAACTTGACCGTCGGAAATGCCGTCACAGAATCCGTCTCTTCCGTAACGCCACAGTTGGCTGCGCGGTTTGTGGCGTCGCGACTGTATCTATAGCTATAGTCACTGCTGTAATTGTTGCCACACATGCTTCCATTGGATTTGCGGCAATGGCGCCGTTTTGTATTCCTTTTCAGAAGAGAAGAAAGAGGAAGGCGAAGGCTAGGTTGAAGCAGCTTGATGCTGCTGAGAGTGGGACTTTTGTTGTGAATCATGTGAACACCATTGATAGTCTTGTGGATCGTCTTCAAACTGCGGTGGAAGGCGATAAGGCTTACGTTCGGTTTGCGTTGGAGAGGGGAAGAGATAGGCATCCTATACAGGAAGTGATCAAGCAGCTTCGCAAGACACAGCCGATATTTGAACAGTTGCTTAAAGATCTTGAGCAACATATATATCTATGCTTTTATACGGTTAACAAAGCTAGATATGCACTCCTCAAAGAGATATCACTTCATCAAACCGTATA TATAATAGCATGGCAATGGTAG